Proteins encoded within one genomic window of Paramisgurnus dabryanus chromosome 11, PD_genome_1.1, whole genome shotgun sequence:
- the porcn gene encoding protein-serine O-palmitoleoyltransferase porcupine produces the protein MGALSRQEFFQELGSGCLLPTVQQGLEQVWQLLVICLVCRLLWRFGLPSFVKHLSTVAGGFYTLYLFFELHMVWVVLLSLLCYLILFLCRHSSSRGPFLSITILIYLLLGELHMMDTTTWHKMRGSQMVVAMKAVSLAFDLDKGTVEKVPSPVEFMGYIYFVGTVIFGPWISFNSYLDAVESRKLSISWFVKSVCSCVWSQLCLVISNCIAPYLFPYFIPVFGDKLLRNKKRRKMRGTITRWLQAYENTLSFHFSNYFVSYLGETTTTLSGAGFTEEKDNLKWDLTIAKPMNVEFPRSMVEVVTSWNLPMSRWLNTYVFKKSLRYGSFTAIILTYTASALLHGLSFHIGAVLFTLGFITYIEHVLRKRLSVLLNACVLSKKCPTDCKHRNKKALWVYLINGTFSMLAVLHLTYLGSIFGSSTDDTDYDEDSMASHTIQKWTQLSWTTHWLTFGLWVLYRLIL, from the exons ATGGGAGCTTTAAGCAGACAGGAGTTCTTTCAGGAACTGGGATCAGGTTGCTTGCTTCCTACGGTCCAGCAGGGTCTAGAACAAGTATGGCAACTGTTAGTCATCTGCCTAGTGTGTCGGCTGTTGTGGAGATTTG GTCTGCCCTCTTTCGTGAAACATCTCAGTACGGTGGCCGGTGGCTTTTACACACTATACTTGTTCTTTGAGCTACACATGGTTTGGGTGGTGCTCCTCAGCCTCCTTTGCTACCTCATCCTCTTCCTGTGTCGTCATTCCAGCAGCCGTGGTCCCTTCCTGTCCATTACTATCCTCATCTACCTGCTGTTAGG AGAGTTACATATGATGGATACCACTACCTGGCATAAAATGCGAG GTTCCCAGATGGTAGTGGCCATGAAGGCGGTTTCTCTTGCCTTTGACTTAGACAAGGGCACAGTGGAGAAAGTTCCCTCTCCAGTGGAGTTCATGGGATACATTTACTTTGTGGGTACAGTCATCTTCGGTCCGTGGATCAGCTTCAACAGCTATTTAGACGCAGTGGAGAGTCGAAAACTT AGCATCTCCTGGTTTGTGAAGTCAGTTTGCAGCTGTGTGTGGAGTCAACTCTGTTTGGTCATCTCTAATTGTATTGCACCCTATCTCTTTCCCTATTTCATTCCAGTCTTTGGAGACAAGCTGCTCCGCAA CAAGAAGAGGCGAAAGATGAG AGGCACTATAACAAG GTGGCTACAGGCCTATGAGAACACCCTGTCCTTTCATTTCAGTAATTACTTTGTGAGTTACCTGGGTGAGACAACCACCACACTGTCAGGTGCGGGTTTCACAGAGGAGAAGGACAACCTTAAATG GGACTTGACAATAGCAAAGCCAATGAATGTTGAGTTTCCTCGGTCAATGGTAGAGGTTGTCACTTCCTGGAATTTGCCCATGTCCCGTTGGCTCAACACAT ATGTGTTTAAGAAGTCTCTCAGATATGGATCCTTTACAGCTATCATCTTGACATACACAGCGAGCGCTCTGCTTCAT GGTCTAAGCTTTCATATTGGGGCTGTATTATTTACTCTTGGCTTTATAACATACATTGAACATG TACTTAGGAAAAGGTTGTCAGTTCTTTTAAATGCCTGTGTCCTGTCCAAGAAGTGTCCAACTGACTGCAAACATCGAAATAAAAAG GCCTTGTgggtatatttaataaatgggaCATTTAGCATGTTAGCAGTGCTACACTTAACATACCTGGGATCTATTTTCGGCTCCAGCACAGATGACACAGACTATGATGAG GACAGTATGGCCAGTCACACCATTCAGAAATGGACTCAGCTCAGCTGGACAACCCACTGGTTGACCTTTGGGCTTTGGGTCCTGTATCGCCTTATTCTTTAA
- the spryd4 gene encoding SPRY domain-containing protein 4 has product MAMSSSLARLCRLTSRSASTALGYSRGKPLISRRWYISSSVRNNLQFKLDEQTAHSSLDLFKKDTGVIYRILGLDPTLVQDSPLRFREWAVVLADAQIDSGRHYWEVTVQNSSEFRVGVADVQTSRDECVGTNSTSWVFAYTQRKWFAMTSGKQVPVPFVGKSDQIGLLLDYEAGQLSLVDTQKSEVVHTIKTQFRSPISPAFALWDGELLTHSGLEIPPGL; this is encoded by the exons ATGGCGATGTCCTCGAGCTTGGCACGTTTGTGCCGTTTGACAAGCCGATCCGCGTCAACTGCACTCGGGTATAGCCGTGGGAAACCCCTCATAAGCCGGAGATGGTATATTAGTAGCAGTGTGAGAAACA ATTTACAGTTTAAGCTGGATGAACAGACGGCCCATAGCAGTTTGGACCTTTTCAAGAAGGACACAGGTGTGATATATCGAATTCTAGGTTTGGACCCCACCCTTGTGCAGGACAGCCCTCTACGATTCCGTGAATGGGCCGTGGTCCTTGCTGATGCTCAGATCGATTCTGGGCGTCACTACTGGGAGGTCACGGTCCAAAACTCCAGTGAGTTCAGGGTGGGCGTGGCCGATGTGCAGACCTCACGTGATGAATGCGTGGGCACAAATTCCACTTCCTGGGTGTTCGCATATACCCAGAGGAAGTGGTTCGCCATGACCTCCGGTAAGCAGGTCCCGGTGCCATTCGTGGGGAAATCCGATCAGATCGGGCTCTTGCTGGACTATGAGGCTGGACAGCTCAGTCTGGTTGACACCCAGAAATCTGAAGTGGTGCATACCATAAAAACACAATTCCGCTCACCCATCTCTCCTGCATTTGCTCTCTGGGATGGAGAATTGCTTACACATTCTGGGCTGGAGATTCCACCAGGGCTTTAG
- the gls2a gene encoding glutaminase liver isoform, mitochondrial: MHCVKTLRASRVGILLIRNARKWERVAESCGRRQAPAHLLHTSASPGQHPRHQHLATDTDTYSKKVVTGLEDLLFYTITQGEEKISVARFLAALRNTGLLTTDPRLRDCMRQIHQAVQNSVGNAMMDQELFRRCVSSNIVLLTQAFQKKFIIPDFEAFSSLINHLYYNAQAQEGGKVANYIPQLAKFSPRLWGVSLCTVDGQRHSVGDTNMPFCLQSCMKPLEYALAVHESGTEHVHRYVGKEPSGLKFNKLYLDEEDKPHNPMVNAGAIVISSLVKPDSNKAEKFDFIMDYLKRMAGREYVGFSNATFQSEKETGDRNYAIGYYLKEKKCFPKGADMMAALDFYFQLCSIEITCESGSVMAATLANGGICPITGERVLSAEAVRNTLSLMHSCGMYDFSGQFAFHVGLPAKSGVSGAVLLVVPNIMGVMCWSPPLDRLGNSIRGIHFCQELVSLFNFHNYDNLRHFARKLDPRRQTGHERNKSVVDLMFAAYSGDVSALRRIALSAVNMELTDYDSRTALHVASAEGHLDAVRFLTDTCKVNPNAKDRWGNTPLDDAMQFGHNVVVKILQEYQSTYTHTLVPEKLSTVACPHSSLDAEELKSMESLEGLI; encoded by the exons ATGCACTGCGTTAAAACGCTACGAGCGTCTAGAGTCGGTATTTTACTCATTAGAAATGCTAGGAAATGGGAGAGAGTTGCGGAAAGTTGCGGCAGAAGGCAAGCCCCCGCGCACCTGCTTCATACGAGCGCATCACCTGGTCAGCATCCCCGTCATCAGCACCTGGCAACAGATACAGACACGTACAG TAAGAAGGTGGTTACTGGTTTGGAGGACCTGTTGTTCTACACAATCACCCAGGGAGAAGAGAAAATCTCAGTGGCACGGTTCCTAGCT GCCCTCAGAAATACAGGACTGCTGACCACTGACCCCCGTTTGAGAGACTGCATGCGACAGATTCACCAAGCGGTCCAAAATTCTGTTGGTAACGCAATGATGGACCAGGAACTGTTTAGAAG ATGTGTTAGCAGTAATATTGTGCTGCTGACGCAAGCCTTCCAAAAGAAGTTCATCATTCCAGATTTCGAGGCCTTTTCATCCCTTATCAACCATCTGTATTATAATGCACAAGCTCAGGAAGGAGGGAAA GTAGCCAACTACATCCCCCAGCTGGCAAAGTTCAGCCCTCGTCTCTGGGGAGTTTCTCTGTGTACAGTTGATGGTCAGAG ACATTCTGTAGGAGACACAAATATGCCGTTCTGTCTCCAGTCCTGCATGAAGCCTCTGGAGTACGCACTGGCCGTGCATGAGTCCGGCACTGAACATGTGCACAGATATGTGGGAAAAGAACCCAGTGGCCTTAAATTCAACAAACTCTATTTAGATGAAGAAG ATAAACCCCATAATCCCATGGTGAATGCAGGAGCCATTGTAATAAGCTCTCTTGTAAAG CCTGACTCCAACAAAGCAGAGAAGTTTGATTTT ATTATGGATTATCTGAAAAGAATGGCGGGAAGAGAATATGTTGGGTTCAGTAATGCTAC tTTCCAATCAGAGAAAGAAACTGGTGATAGGAActatgcaattggttattatctCAAAGAGAAAAAA TGTTTTCCCAAAGGAGCCGACATGATGGCAGCCCTTGATTTTTACTTTCAG CTATGTTCTATTGAGATAACATGTGAATCTGGCAGCGTCATGGCAGCCACATTGGCTAATGGAGGGATTTGTCCAATCACAGGCGAGCGTGTGCTCAGTGCAGAGGCTGTACGAAACACTCTCAGTCTCATGCACTCCTGCGGCATGTATGACTTCTCTGGGCAGTTTGCCTTTCAC GTGGGCTTGCCTGCTAAATCTGGAGTGTCTGGTGCAGTGCTGCTCGTGGTTCCTAATATCATGGGAGTGATGTGCTGGTCTCCACCTCTTGACCGCCTCGGCAACAGCATCCGAGGAATCCACTTCTGTCAG GAGCTTGTCTCCCTCTTTAATTTCCACAATTACGACAATCTGAGACACTTTGCCAGGAAGCTAGACCCTCGCAGACAGACAGGACATGAGAGG AACAAGTCTGTGGTGGATCTGATGTTTGCTGCTTACAGTGGTGATGTTTCAGCTCTCAGGAG AATCGCTCTCTCTGCTGTTAATATGGAACTGACTGACTATGACTCCCGTACTGCCCTACATGTGGCCTCCGCAGAAG GTCACTTAGATGCTGTAAGGTTTTTAACAGACACCTGCAAAGTCAACCCAAATGCAAAAGACAG ATGGGGGAACACGCCCCTTGATGACGCTATGCAATTTGGGCACAATGTTGTGGTCAAGATACTGCAGGAGTACCAGAGCACTTATACGCACACACTAGTACCCGAGAAGCTCAGTACAGTCGCATGCCCTCATTCCTCTCTGGACGCAGAGGAACTGAAGAGCATGGAGAGCCTGGAGGGTTTAATATGA